Genomic DNA from Danio rerio strain Tuebingen ecotype United States chromosome 5, GRCz12tu, whole genome shotgun sequence:
CTCACATATGCACGTCGAGCAAGTCGCGCTCCTTCATTGGAAATGTCAAACCTATACCCTAAGCTTACTGGCATTGCTTCCGAGGCACGtactcagcagccacattttaataaaactatagcacttcataccaaacttttaaaattaatattgtaCACTGTCttcggtcaataaataccgaTACCAATTTTATCATCCAGCCCTACTTTGTATTAAGAGTTTGGACTTTGTCCAGGCATGACTGGTCTTCACAAAGTCAGCTCCCTCAAGACCTCAACCCAACTGAACACCTTTGGGATGAATTAGAGCAGAAACCGAGAGCCAGACATTCTCGTCCAACATCAGTGCCTGACCTCACAAATGTGCTTCTAGAAGAATGGTCAAGAATTCCCATAAACACTCCTAAACCCTCCGGAAAGTCTTCCCAGAAGAGTTGAAGCAGTTACAGCTATAAAGGGTGGCCAACTTCATATTATACCCTACAGACTGAGATTGGGATATCATTAAAGTGGATGTGCACGTAAAGGCAGATGTCCCAAAACGTTTGGCAATATAGTGTTTGTGCCTATTGTTTTTGCCATTTTTCGGTAGTTTCTTAAGTTTTAGTAgttaaaatttttctttttttctggctTCTCAGTTTCTTTTCCGACAGTCAAACAACTGCCCAACTTAGTGTGGAGACCTTTTATGCAAAATAATTCAAAGGTCATGTGTGAACTGCATGTACATAAGAGTTGAGATGAAATAAAAGCTTTATTAATTTTGAGCAAAAACTGATAAACCTTTGAAGACTGACCTGATGTGAGCTCAGAGGTTGCTAATTGATTGTAAATGTAAACTGATTGCCAAGACAGTAACAATTAGATTGTTAGAGACtatattatagtgtttttataCTTGAGATACCATTACAAAAGGCAACTGAAGAAGTTCTCTACACATTAACATCAGTGTGCTGTGCTGTAATAGCAGAGGCTATCTTACCAGAGTGGATGAGCATGTGCTGTTTTAGATTCTGTATTCGAGTGAATCGGACGCCACATGTAGGGCACTGGAAGGGCCGTTCAGGACCATTGAGTCCAGGGCGAGTTGAAGGGCTGATGTACAGGTGGTATGGATACTGGACATTCTCTAGCCTGGAGACAGAGCAACAACAAGGCACACTAATTAGATGGATAAGCCAATTGCACACTGACTCTTAGTAATTAATGAAAAGGAACAAAAAGTGTTTTTCAATACAAATTGTTATGCTAACATTAACATAATGCTAGTTTCTGTGCCCGATGATTGGGTTGTTGGCCCTAACCTTCGACCATCACCCGTTCTACAATGCACCAGTCCCTCACAGTTCCTCCTGCAGGAGGATGGTCCCACGTTGCTCCATTGGTGGGATAAAAACCATTTATCCATGGGATAAAACCTTGCCAAATTGCTCCAGGGTGGGGTCCTTGCTGCACCACACCAGGCGATGTCACGCTCCTTGCTGTTATTGTGCTCATAAGAGGTTTTTGTATCGCACTTAGTCTGACCTGTAACCTAAGACCTTTTTTCCATGGGAGACCCTACCCTACCGACAACATAGCCCTTAGAATCACTCTGGCACTCAAACCCCTCCTCCACGATAAGGTAGCGGTTTATGAAGGAGTGGCAGATCATAGAGGAGGTTCATGCTGCCTGGATACCTACCTAGGTAGCTGTTCCAGGTTtttcccactgggaggaggctaTGTGTCTTGGCTGACCTAGGAACACCGTGGGATCCCCCCCAAGAAGCttgaggaagtgtctggggaaagggaagtctagggttctctcctaagattgctgcccccacgaccaggccccggaaaagcagatgaaaatgaatgaatgaatgaatgaataacataatGCTGAAAAGGTGGCTCAGTGATAAGCACtgttgcctgacagcaagaaTGTCTCAAGTTCGAGTTTTGGCAGGGCCAGGAAGCATTTAAatatggaatttgcatgttctccccgtgtttgcgtgggtttcctctgggttatGCTCCGGTTTCACGCACAGAcacgcgctataggtgaattggctaaaacaaatattggccatagtgtacgagtgtgtgtgtgtgatgagagcgtgtgtgggtgtttcaataaacatatgccagagtaactggcggttcattctgctgtggcgacccctgacaaatcATGAACTAAGCTGAAGAATAGTTGGAATAATGCTGtgaataataaacaaactaatctATTGTGACTGATGGTTAAACATCATCTGTTAGCTCATCCCTTGATTCAATTTTAAGGGGCATAATGCCATTTCAGAAgggtgaaaaaacaaaaaaaagccattttaaaaagGGATGTCAGCTTTGAGGAATGAAAAATCATCTTCAAAAATCATTTAACTTCATTTTATGCTCCCTTTACATGTACACTTAGGTGAGAATCCAAAGAAAAGAGTCACGCTGTGTATTGAGTATTTTCTTTGAGTTGCGTTCATGCTCCTGTCTGCAGATTCACAGATTACCACACAAAAGTCCTAGGCTAACATATAACACACGTTTAGTCAGGCATATCGAGTTGTCATATAAAGCAGACTCCACTCCTGAGATGGACAGCAGTGTCTTTTTTATCCCATTTGTTTTGCATCATACCATTTCCCTACTCTTCCAGTATTCCAACAGGCAAATTCAGGTCCAAGAAGTTTCCAGAAAGCTTGCCAACCAGCTTCTCTGGCCTCTTGGCAGTAACTCCACATCCTAATAGCCACTACAATATCACAGAAGCCTTTGCTGCTTATAAGTATACAAGAGGAAAGACGATGATGAGAAGACTGATGTCCCTACTCAGAGGGGCCCTTTATTTTAATCATAAAAGTGAGACGTCGTAAAAGCACTCTGTAAAAACAACACAGACACCCAAAGGAGTCATACCTCTCATCCTCCTCCATGTGACCAGTAGTGTTTGGAGTGCCCTGCATGGACTGAAGACCCTCTGTCACCCCCTCATCCATGGAGCCTAAGGAAAGAGTAGaatgttgtttttaaaccatTTCGACTGTAAAACAGTGTCTTTATATTTTGTTATCTACTTTATGTGTAACAGATTAGAGGCCTGTCTCAGACAAAAATGTGCATGAAATAATTGAAATCAAAGCAATCTGATAAATAGCagttaaaaaaaagctaattagACTAGAAAGTATGTCCATTTATAACCTAATCCCATCTAACAATAAAAATACTCTTGTTGCTTGTTGTcttctttatatttttattatcataattataaaaGAAATCTCCAGGACATTTtgatgaataaaaagtatttattaattcaAGTTTTGGCTGGAGGTGTGATAACCTCTGTATTATGTTTTCAGAATACCAGCTAacatcaaaatattaaataactccCAAGTTTGATCCATTGGGGATTCTGACCACCATGCAAAGCAGAAACATTTCGAGATTTATATGTGATACTAAAAGACACTTATACTAAAAACTAGTGTAAAACAATATGCTTATGAAAATAACAGAGACATAGTAAAGACAAATTACATCACTGTAAAGTTTTCCAATTTCATCTGCTTCTGTTTATCTTTGTGCCTTTGCTAATACCTGACCTCTAAATCTGCACATTGCTAAATCACATATTCTCAGGACAACTTCTATAACTCACATAACCAGTCCGTCATTCTTGATGAAAGGAAAAAGGTACATATTAAGCATGTATTAACTATGCAGGTTAAGTATGTACACTGTCAACCCTATACACAACACCCATACTTTATGATTTTAATTGtaatggccctccaggaccaagtttggacaccactggccTAAGAGATTGGTTTGTCTATGCATACTAAATATGTATGTTCtctttaatgttaaataatgatTTACTAGGTTGAAGGTAGATCATTTTGGATGGATATTGATGAGTCGATGCTGTAGTGTTAAGTGAAAGGATTGAACTTCTGTTATATGGTCTGTCTGCTTCTTTTTCGGTTTCAGATTTTTTCGTTTGGTTTACTTTTCTCGAGCTGGTGAAATGATAACTTTTGCTTTAAGGACCCATGTTAagagtgggttttacagtagAATTGCGAAGCTAATGGTCCAATAGTAAAAACACAGCTTAATTTTGGTCTTGCTGCTTAAGGCCATAAGGCTATTAGATGGAtttcttgtaaaaaaataaaataaaaatttctgcagatttatgcagatttTTTTAAGAGTAAAGGAGCTaaaatttatgttaaaaaaaagttttgtaacCTTTATTCAAGttttacaatacaaatccaattagaaccaTTTGTTTGTTAAACTAAGCTGCAGTTGGTCTCTCATCTAATACATCTACTATAAGtgaatattactttacaaactgtaccaTACACAAATCATCTAAACCTTtgcaaattatttaataatataataaaaataaatataaaaaataaataaataaataaataagtataaattaagacacatttaaataagtaaatatattgaATGACAGGCTCAAAAATCTGTGAAAATCTGCTGAAAATTCTGCAGAATACCGCACAGGCTAAGAATGTtatgatactggaatttggtaccaatcgatactgaaatatttaaaaggTCCATTTCCCGCCAGACACCTGAGCGTTTTGAAGTCGCAAAGATCAGCTgctttgtctataagctgacataaaagcgatccgctgatgaatcatggctttaaaacgctcgagtgtctctgtatctgtggttactctcagtaaacagtggtgaactgatgaccttcacagccaatcacaatcatttctgtgattttgcagacttttcatctcAAATGTTGGCGAGAAATGGATGATTTTAACATtccagtatcgattggtaccaaattccagtatcgtcaCAACCCTAGCAcacagattttgtctggccctagCTCTTGGCTCCCGCCAACCCATAGTTAGCCCTGGCTCACTATTCCCTATATAAAAAGTCCTGGGGCTACTCAATGATGGAGATCAACCAGACAGATCTAAAACAGTCCACATATAAACATTTTTCACTTTCTAATTGTAATGATTTGGTACAAGACTGAAGCTGGATGTATTCCTATTAAGGAAGAACATTACTGCAGCTTTTACTTTTATAATTGCAGAAAATATATAGCAAGCGCTGGTGTGACATACCAATCGATGAGGACTGAGGGCTGATGAGTAGATCTTCTTGGTTGTGTTCGTTGCCAGGAACTGTCTGCTGGTCACTCAGTGAACTGTGTGGAGCACTGACTGGTTGAGAAGCCTCTTCATGAACTTCTTCATCACTCAGCCTCTCCACCTTCACCTGCAcatcctcttcttcctcctcctctatACCCGTTGCTCCCCCTACGCCCAGGCCACGGGGACCCTCACAGGACAGATACTCCACCAGAGCCCTTCCGCTAGAGTCTTGACCTGACGCTCCAGATGTTTCCAGAAGACCATCAGGTAGTTTTGACTTCTCTGGAGTAAACCGGCGGTCTACACCGAAGGGGTACGTCCAGGAGAAGGCTAGGGATGGTTCCAGGGCCTGTGCTGAGCTCTCTGGGAAGGAAGAAGAAGAGGGCGAGGGGTTGGGGACTTGCGGAGAGGTAGAGGATGCTGGTTGTGGGCTTGCAAAGCCTTTACGTTTGCGTCTGGACTCACGACACACAGGGATGGGCCGCTCTTGCACGCTGCACTCAGATGAAACCGGAGATGGTGAGAGGGCATCTACAGGGGCAAGGGTGCAGCTGGCATGGCCTTCAGGGGGTTCTTGGGGTCTGTGCAAACCTGGAGGTTGGATGCTACCAGGAGCTCCTGCTCCCGAAGATGCCGCGTTCCACAGGATACTGGACTTCATGAACTCCGAGCAAGTGTTGGCCACTGCAAACATCTGCATGTAGCTCGCTGCAGCCAATACATCGATGATATTCTCCGTACTAATGGACAGAGTAGATGTGTATGCATATTCCAGAAGAGGAGCGAAACCAGCAACCGTCACATGTTGGAGATCAAGCACGTGTTTGTTATCTTCACCGACAATTACAGGGTCTTCTTCAGCCGGCTTCCCAGACAACTTTGCCCGAAGAAAGTCACTACAGCAGGCTAGGACTACCTTGTGGGCTGAGAACAGCTGGCCCTGTACCCGGATGGT
This window encodes:
- the zbtb44 gene encoding zinc finger and BTB domain-containing protein 44 isoform X2 — encoded protein: MGVKTFTHNSPSHSQELLDKLNTLRSEGHFCDVTIRVQGQLFSAHKVVLACCSDFLRAKLSGKPAEEDPVIVGEDNKHVLDLQHVTVAGFAPLLEYAYTSTLSISTENIIDVLAAASYMQMFAVANTCSEFMKSSILWNAASSGAGAPGSIQPPGLHRPQEPPEGHASCTLAPVDALSPSPVSSECSVQERPIPVCRESRRKRKGFASPQPASSTSPQVPNPSPSSSSFPESSAQALEPSLAFSWTYPFGVDRRFTPEKSKLPDGLLETSGASGQDSSGRALVEYLSCEGPRGLGVGGATGIEEEEEEDVQVKVERLSDEEVHEEASQPVSAPHSSLSDQQTVPGNEHNQEDLLISPQSSSIGSMDEGVTEGLQSMQGTPNTTGHMEEDERLENVQYPYHLYISPSTRPGLNGPERPFQCPTCGVRFTRIQNLKQHMLIHSGIKPFQCDRCGKKFTRAYSLKMHRLKHEVSSSSQTT
- the zbtb44 gene encoding zinc finger and BTB domain-containing protein 44 isoform X1, with the protein product MGVKTFTHNSPSHSQELLDKLNTLRSEGHFCDVTIRVQGQLFSAHKVVLACCSDFLRAKLSGKPAEEDPVIVGEDNKHVLDLQHVTVAGFAPLLEYAYTSTLSISTENIIDVLAAASYMQMFAVANTCSEFMKSSILWNAASSGAGAPGSIQPPGLHRPQEPPEGHASCTLAPVDALSPSPVSSECSVQERPIPVCRESRRKRKGFASPQPASSTSPQVPNPSPSSSSFPESSAQALEPSLAFSWTYPFGVDRRFTPEKSKLPDGLLETSGASGQDSSGRALVEYLSCEGPRGLGVGGATGIEEEEEEDVQVKVERLSDEEVHEEASQPVSAPHSSLSDQQTVPGNEHNQEDLLISPQSSSIGSMDEGVTEGLQSMQGTPNTTGHMEEDERLENVQYPYHLYISPSTRPGLNGPERPFQCPTCGVRFTRIQNLKQHMLIHSGIKPFQCDRCGKKFTRAYSLKMHRLKHEGKRCFRCQICSATFTSFGEYKHHMRVSRHIIRKPRIYECKTCGAMFTNSGNLIVHLRSLNHEASELANYFQTSEFLLPDYLSHMQEEEGLGHFEISEQTFEASSSSSSVQTPVISQVSSTMNYDTHTSAPPSQTPNPRSGNGGEDAAGDLQKPTTAVTSLQDPEEDVGEKERGARKKKKRLVPITIE